A DNA window from Mastomys coucha isolate ucsf_1 unplaced genomic scaffold, UCSF_Mcou_1 pScaffold21, whole genome shotgun sequence contains the following coding sequences:
- the Rpl13a gene encoding 60S ribosomal protein L13a isoform X1, with product MAEGQVLILDGRGHLLGRLAAIVAKQVLLGRKVVVVRCEGINISGNFYRNKLKYLAFLRKRMNTNPSRGPYHFRAPSRIFWRTVRGMLPHKTKRGQAALERLKVLDGIPPPYDKKKRMVVPAALKVVRLKPTRKFAYLGRLAHEVGWKYQAVTATLEEKRKEKAKIHYRKKKQLLRLRKQAEKNVEKKICKFTEVLKTNGLLV from the exons ATGGCGGAGGGGCAG GTTCTGATACTGGATGGCCGAGGCCATCTCCTGGGCCGCTTGGCGGCCATTGTGGCCAAGCAGGTACTGCTGG GCCGGAAGGTCGTGGTTGTACGCTGTGAGGGCATCAACATTTCTGGAAATTTCTACAGAAACAAGT TAAAGTATCTGGCCTTTCTTCGAAAGCGGATGAATACCAACCCCTCTCGAGGACCCTATCACTTCCGAGCCCCCAGCCGCATTTTTTGGCGCACTGTGCGAG GCATGCTGCCCCACAAGACCAAGAGAGGCCAGGCTGCCTTGGAACGCCTCAAGGTGTTGGATGGGATCCCTCCACCCTATGACAAG AAAAAGCGGATGGTGGTTCCTGCTGCCCTCAAGGTTGTTCGACTGAAGCCTACCAGGAAG TTTGCTTACCTGGGGCGTCTGGCTCATGAGGTTGGGTGGAAGTACCAGGCAGTGACAGCCACTCTGGAGGAGAAACGGAAGGAAAAGGCCAAGATCCATTATCGGAAGAAGAAGCAGCTCTTG AGGCTACGGAAACAGGCAGAAAAGAATGTGGAGAAGAAAATCTGCAAGTTCACAGAGGTCCTCAAGACCAATGGACTCCTGGTGTGA
- the Rpl13a gene encoding 60S ribosomal protein L13a isoform X2, with amino-acid sequence MNTNPSRGPYHFRAPSRIFWRTVRGMLPHKTKRGQAALERLKVLDGIPPPYDKKKRMVVPAALKVVRLKPTRKFAYLGRLAHEVGWKYQAVTATLEEKRKEKAKIHYRKKKQLLRLRKQAEKNVEKKICKFTEVLKTNGLLV; translated from the exons ATGAATACCAACCCCTCTCGAGGACCCTATCACTTCCGAGCCCCCAGCCGCATTTTTTGGCGCACTGTGCGAG GCATGCTGCCCCACAAGACCAAGAGAGGCCAGGCTGCCTTGGAACGCCTCAAGGTGTTGGATGGGATCCCTCCACCCTATGACAAG AAAAAGCGGATGGTGGTTCCTGCTGCCCTCAAGGTTGTTCGACTGAAGCCTACCAGGAAG TTTGCTTACCTGGGGCGTCTGGCTCATGAGGTTGGGTGGAAGTACCAGGCAGTGACAGCCACTCTGGAGGAGAAACGGAAGGAAAAGGCCAAGATCCATTATCGGAAGAAGAAGCAGCTCTTG AGGCTACGGAAACAGGCAGAAAAGAATGTGGAGAAGAAAATCTGCAAGTTCACAGAGGTCCTCAAGACCAATGGACTCCTGGTGTGA